The genomic interval CGGTCTACAACAACACCGAGCCCACCCCCGGCCCGAAGAACCTCGGCCGCCTCATCCAGACCCGCGGCCGCATCGAGGGCTTCCTCGTCGGCGACCACTACGACCTCCAGCCGCAGTTCGTCCGGGAGGTCGGCGCGTGGGTGGCCTCCGGCGAACTGAAGTACCGCGAGACGGTCGTCGAGGGCATCGAGAACAACCTGGAGGCGTTCCTCGGTCAGCTGCGGGGCGAGAACACCGGCAAGATGATCGTCAAGCTCTGACGCGGGACGTTTCCGCGACGAGGCCGCACCCCTGGACGTGGGGTGCGGCCTCCGTCCGTCACCGAGCGGATGTCACTGAGCCAGCGCCGCGCTGTGCACCGCCCGTACCAACCCCTCGTTCTCCAGGGCCGCCCCGCCCGGGAAGGCGAAGCGGCGCCGGGTGTAGCCGTAGGCCAGGCCGCTGCGGGGGTCGGCGAAGGCCTGGGAGCCGGCCGCGCCGCTGTGGCCGATCGTGCCGGCGCCCAGGAACGGGTACCAGGCGTCCGCGGTCGCCTGGAAACCCAGGCCGTACGCCCGGTGCGTGCCGGTCACCACGTCGTACCCGACGGAGTGCAGCTGCCCGAACTCCGCCGCCGTGTCCGGCTTCAACAGCGCGGCCCGGTCGTCGACCTCGCTGATCGCCGCCGCGTACAGCCCGGCGAGACCGCGCGCCGACGCCACCCCGCCGACCGAGGCGGGCCCCTTCGCCCGGATCACCCGTTCGTTCGGCAGCGACTCCAGGACGGTCGGCTGTGCCGCGTGCTCGTTGAACGCGATCGCGGCGAGACTGTGCGGCCCGGCCGGCTCCGCCGCACGCGCCTCCTCCTGCTCCGGGGTCAGCAACTGCGGCTGGACGGTGCGGAATCGGGGCTCGTGCACCGCCGGCAGCCCGAGGAAGAAATCCAGCCCGTACGGCGCCCGCACTCTCTCCTCGTGCACCTCCCGGAGCGAACGGCCCGTGGCCCGCCGTACGATCTCGCCGGTCAACGCGCCGATCACCAGGGCGTGATAGCCGAAGACCGTGCCCGGGCGCCAGAACGGCCGCTGGTCGGCGAGGCGTTCGGCCACCGCCCGGTCGTCGGCCAGCTCGTCGAGCGTGAACCCGGTGTCCGTGCCGACCAGACCCGCCCGGTGCGCGAGCAGCTCGCGCAGTGTCAGCGCGCCTTTCCCCTCGGACGCGAACTCCGGCCAGTAGTACGTCACTTTGCGGTCCAGCTCCAGCGTGCCGTCCTGCACGAGGAGCGCCACCACGAGGTGCGCGGCGCCCTTCGTGGACGAGAACACGCCATAGAGCGAGTCGCCGTCGGTACCAGGTGGCCCCGCCCACAGGTCGACGACCCGTCGGCCGTGTACGTATGCACACAACTGGCCCTCATAATCGGCGCGTTCGACCGCCACCATCGCGGCGAACTCCTCCCGCACCGTCTCGAAGCCGTCGGCTACGGTGCCGTGGATCTCCTGGGTCATCTGCTCTCCTCGACTGATCCGCTGCTCGCGTGTGCCCGTGCGCGTGTGCCGTCGCTCGTGTGTGCCATGGTGAACAACGCCCGTCCGACCTGCGGGAGTTCCCCCTTGGGATGATCCCGGAAGAGGGGCTCCGTACCGAACAGGACAGCTCGCGTGTCACTGACGACCGAGGGCCGCCCCGCCGCGTCCGCGGGACCGCCGGAGCCGTCGGCCCGCGTCCGCCAGTGCCCGGCGAGGAGCGGATTCCCGGTCGCGTACGACTGCTCGACGCGGACCGTGGGTCCGAGTCCGGTGAACCACACCGGTGCGTAGACGAAGCCGTAGGGCGGGGCGTCCGTCGTGACCGGGCCCGAATTCACCACCCGCACAACGCCGTTGGCCTCCTCGGTGCCCTCGACGGGCGTGGCCTTCAGCAGTCCGGTCGCGGAGGCGAACGCGGCGCCGGTGACGCCCCGGCCGACGAGTCCGTGCCCGGCGGAGAGGAAGGTGTCCAGTGCCGTGCGGGCGGTCGGGGTCAGGTCGCCGTACTCCAACTCCGTGGACACGAACAGCACATCGGCCTTCGACCAGTCGAAGCCGGCGTTCAGGACGTCCGTCGACACGGGTGTGACGTCGAAGCCCATCTCCCGCAGCGCGAACAGCTCACCCGGGGTGACGGCGGCGGCGACGCGGACGGGGTGAAGTGCCGTGACACCGGCGAGGGTTGTGGCCTCGAACGCCACGTCGTACGCCTGAGCGGCCGTGGTCGCCCCCGCCCGCGCCGAGGGCGTGTCCGGCACGATCGCGCTGCCGTCCACCGCCCGTCGTACCGGAATCCCCTGTCGGAGAAGGGAGTTGAGGGCCGCGAACTCGGCCGGGTCGGTGAGGCGCAGCCGGAGGCCGCCGTGCGGGGCGACATGGGCGACGGGAGAGGGGGCGGAGACGGTGGTGAGGGGCGTGGCGGGGAGGCCGGGGGCGGGTTCGACCGTGGCGCCCCACAGCCGGCCCAGGCTCCAGGCCGAGATGTCGTACATCGCCGTCACCTTGTCGCTGATGTCACGGCCGTCGGCCAACAGGGCGTTCGCCAGGCCGCGTTTGGACTGGTGCATGTCGACGACGTACGGGCCGTTCGCCGCGCGTAGCACGCGGACGTCGTCGGCGATGAGATGCGCGACGAGGCGGGCGCCCGCGGTGTCGGCCGCAATGGTGTAGGCGCGGGGGAATTCGGTCGTGTAGACGTCCTCGGGGCCGATGCCCGGGACCCCCGGGACGGTCCGCGCCGACACGGGTACTTGCTCGGCGCCCGCCGCGCCCCGCCGGAACATCTCGATCTGGTCGGCGATGAGGGAAGTCCGGTGGGACCGGGCGAAGTCGAGGGTCGCGCGCATGGCCGCGCCCGCGACGGCCACGTTGACCGCGGCGCGGCGGTGCAACTCGGCGGTGGGGAGGGTGTCGTAGGCCGAGTTGTCGACCTGGAGCGGGATCTCGACCGTGTGGGCGGCCACCGCGCCCTGGAAGGCCGCGTACTGCGGGGTGAAGACCGGGGGCCAGTCGTCCCAGCCCTCCGCCTGGTCCCGGAAGGGGATCTGGGCGGGCGAGACGCCGTCCTTGGCCGGTGTGTAGCCCAGGCCGTTGACCGCGGTCTCCATGCCGAGGGCGTTGGCGTAGGTGTTCTTGAGGAAGAGGTCGTACTCGTAGTTCTCGCCGTGCGGGGGAGTGGTCGGCTCGATGAGGGTGCCGTTGACGTAACCGTGCAGGTCGAGCAGGACGGCGGGCTGTTTGTCGATCGTGAGCGCGCGGATCGCGCGGGCCTCGGGCTGCGAGGCGGTGATCAAGTCCCGGTTCAGATCGAAGCCGTTGGCGTTCGCGCGGGTGCCCGCGATACGGCCGTCGGGGTTCGCCGTGATGTTGAAGTAGAGGCGGCTGTGCGCCAACAGGTCTTTGGTCTGCGCGTCGTTGGCGGTGGCGAGCTGCTGGATGAGGTCGAGGGAGGCGTCGGTGCCCTCGCGTTCGTCGCCGTGGATGTTGTTGTCGAAGAGCACCGGGGTCTTGTAACCGGCCTTGATCTCCGGGGACTTGGCGGCGGTGGCGGGCGCGTTCTCGATGAGCTCGCGCATCCGTTCCTGGGCGGTGGCCCGGTCGGCGGTCTCCGGGGTGGTGACCGTGACGAGGTAGAGCCGGTGCCCGCCGGCCGAGACGCCCGCGACCTCGACACTCACCCGGTCGCCCAGCCGCTGAAGGGAGTTCAGGCGTGGCGCGAGGGCGTGGTATGGGGTCAGGCCGAGCTTGAGGGAGGTGTCGGCGGGGTTCGTCGGATCGGGGGAGAGGACCTGGCGGCGGGGGTAGCCGAGGCGGGCGTCGGTACGCGGGACGGTGGCGGTGAGGGCGCGGCGGGCGGCGGCGGCCGGGGCGAGGCCGGCGTGACGGTCGGGGCCGGAGCCCTCACGGGTGGCGGGGCGGGGGTCGGCGCCCGCGACGCGAGGTTGGAGCAGGAGCGAACCGGCGGCGGTGGTCAGGGCGACGGCGGTGAGCAGAACGGGTCTCGGGGGGACGGCTCTGGCAATGGTGCGCACGCGTACCTCCTCTTTGGTTCCAGAGATCGGTACGGCGAGCCGCACCTGTTCGACTCAACGGTGAACAGGAAGTTGTCGGTGTCGTCGATGCCCCGTATGGCGCATTCACGGGGCCGGGGAGGGGGCATGCTGAGGAGAGGTCACCGGTACCGGGCAGCGGACGCGGCCGGTTGGGCATGGTCGTGTTCGTCCACGTACCGCTGCGCACGACTGCGTACGGCGAGGAGGTCCCAGGTCCCATGGCAACGATTCCTTCGCTCCCCAGCAGGGACGAGGTGCTGCGCATGGCCCGCAGCACCACCGACATCACCGGCCAACTCCTGGACACGGCCGGGAACATCACCAGGATCGCGATCAACACCCTTGATCCACGGGACGGTTCGGGCGCGGAGGCGCTACGGGTGCTGCGCGAGACCACCGCCGAACTGGCCGAGGCGAGCGCGTCGCCGCAGGCCCAGGAGGCGTTCTACCGCATCGTCGACACCCTGACCCAGCTCGGCACGACCGGCGCCCCGCTGGCCGTGCACCCGGTGAGCGCACCGGCGCAGGCGCTGCTGACCGTGCTCGGCGACAGCCTGCTGCCCGTCCTGGACGCGGTGGAACCGGCGGTCGAGGAGTTCGCCACGGCACTCGGAGACCTGGTCGAGGCGGCGTCCCCGCTGTTGCCCGCGGCGGCGGGCGTGGCCGCGGGCGTGCTGCTGGCCCTCACCCCGCTGATCCGCGCGCTGGCCGACACCCTGACCGACGCCTCGCCCGAACTCCGGCGCGTGGCCGAGGCGTTGACGGCGGCGCTGGCTCCGCTGCTGCCGTTCCAGGTCGCCCTCGCGCAACGGGCGGCGACCGCGGGCGCGAACGTGATCCGGGCCGCCCTCCCGCCCCTCGCCGACCTCACGG from Streptomyces sp. NBC_01288 carries:
- a CDS encoding M14 family zinc carboxypeptidase, with product MRTIARAVPPRPVLLTAVALTTAAGSLLLQPRVAGADPRPATREGSGPDRHAGLAPAAAARRALTATVPRTDARLGYPRRQVLSPDPTNPADTSLKLGLTPYHALAPRLNSLQRLGDRVSVEVAGVSAGGHRLYLVTVTTPETADRATAQERMRELIENAPATAAKSPEIKAGYKTPVLFDNNIHGDEREGTDASLDLIQQLATANDAQTKDLLAHSRLYFNITANPDGRIAGTRANANGFDLNRDLITASQPEARAIRALTIDKQPAVLLDLHGYVNGTLIEPTTPPHGENYEYDLFLKNTYANALGMETAVNGLGYTPAKDGVSPAQIPFRDQAEGWDDWPPVFTPQYAAFQGAVAAHTVEIPLQVDNSAYDTLPTAELHRRAAVNVAVAGAAMRATLDFARSHRTSLIADQIEMFRRGAAGAEQVPVSARTVPGVPGIGPEDVYTTEFPRAYTIAADTAGARLVAHLIADDVRVLRAANGPYVVDMHQSKRGLANALLADGRDISDKVTAMYDISAWSLGRLWGATVEPAPGLPATPLTTVSAPSPVAHVAPHGGLRLRLTDPAEFAALNSLLRQGIPVRRAVDGSAIVPDTPSARAGATTAAQAYDVAFEATTLAGVTALHPVRVAAAVTPGELFALREMGFDVTPVSTDVLNAGFDWSKADVLFVSTELEYGDLTPTARTALDTFLSAGHGLVGRGVTGAAFASATGLLKATPVEGTEEANGVVRVVNSGPVTTDAPPYGFVYAPVWFTGLGPTVRVEQSYATGNPLLAGHWRTRADGSGGPADAAGRPSVVSDTRAVLFGTEPLFRDHPKGELPQVGRALFTMAHTSDGTRARAHASSGSVEESR
- a CDS encoding serine hydrolase domain-containing protein: MTQEIHGTVADGFETVREEFAAMVAVERADYEGQLCAYVHGRRVVDLWAGPPGTDGDSLYGVFSSTKGAAHLVVALLVQDGTLELDRKVTYYWPEFASEGKGALTLRELLAHRAGLVGTDTGFTLDELADDRAVAERLADQRPFWRPGTVFGYHALVIGALTGEIVRRATGRSLREVHEERVRAPYGLDFFLGLPAVHEPRFRTVQPQLLTPEQEEARAAEPAGPHSLAAIAFNEHAAQPTVLESLPNERVIRAKGPASVGGVASARGLAGLYAAAISEVDDRAALLKPDTAAEFGQLHSVGYDVVTGTHRAYGLGFQATADAWYPFLGAGTIGHSGAAGSQAFADPRSGLAYGYTRRRFAFPGGAALENEGLVRAVHSAALAQ